Proteins encoded by one window of Sediminicoccus rosea:
- a CDS encoding ABC transporter permease, giving the protein MSDVTLPAPAAVKEETPFRRFVSEFMASKIAVGGLVVFTIIALLAIFAPWIAPQNPYDLAQLDIMDGRLEPGAVGGSGITHWLGTDDQGRDMLSGIIYGLRISLTVGVGSALIACLVGASLGLLAAYAGGRTDSVIMRLVDLQLSFPTILAALMILAFLGKGIMNVVIALVIVEWAYYARTVRGSALVERRREYIEAAQCLALPTSRILFRHLLPNCLPPLIVVGTIQIARAIALEATLSFLGLGVPITEPSLGLLIANGYEYMLSGKYWISFYPGIALLITIVSINLMGDHLRDVLNPRLKK; this is encoded by the coding sequence ATGAGCGACGTGACGCTCCCCGCCCCCGCGGCGGTGAAGGAGGAAACACCCTTCCGCCGCTTCGTCTCCGAATTCATGGCGAGCAAGATCGCGGTCGGCGGGCTGGTGGTCTTCACCATCATCGCGCTGCTCGCGATCTTCGCACCCTGGATCGCACCGCAGAATCCGTACGACCTGGCGCAGCTCGACATCATGGATGGGCGGCTGGAGCCGGGCGCCGTGGGCGGCTCGGGCATCACGCATTGGCTCGGGACCGATGACCAGGGGCGGGACATGCTCTCGGGCATCATCTACGGGCTGCGGATTTCGCTGACCGTCGGCGTGGGCTCGGCGCTGATCGCCTGCCTGGTCGGCGCCTCGCTCGGGCTGCTTGCCGCCTATGCGGGCGGGCGGACGGACAGCGTGATCATGCGGCTGGTGGACCTCCAGCTCTCCTTCCCGACCATCCTTGCGGCGCTGATGATCCTGGCCTTCCTCGGCAAGGGCATCATGAATGTCGTGATCGCGCTGGTGATCGTGGAATGGGCCTATTACGCGCGCACCGTGCGCGGCTCGGCGCTGGTCGAGCGGCGGCGCGAATACATCGAGGCGGCACAGTGCCTGGCGCTCCCCACCTCGCGCATCCTGTTCCGGCATCTGCTGCCCAATTGCCTGCCGCCGCTCATCGTGGTGGGCACCATCCAGATCGCGCGCGCCATCGCGCTGGAAGCGACGCTCTCCTTCCTTGGCCTCGGCGTGCCGATCACCGAACCCTCGCTCGGCCTGCTGATCGCCAATGGATATGAGTACATGCTGAGCGGGAAGTACTGGATCAGCTTCTATCCCGGCATCGCGCTGCTGATCACGATCGTCAGCATCAACCTGATGGGCGATCATCTCAGGGATGTCCTCAATCCGAGGCTGAAGAAATGA
- a CDS encoding ABC transporter ATP-binding protein translates to MSGPTLEVRNLRTHFFTRAGIVKAVDGVSFTVGRGKVLGLVGESGSGKTVTGFSIIGLVDPPGRVVEGEILYQGRNLATISEEEMRHLRGNRIAMIFQDPMMTLNPVLRVDTQMIETVLAHEKVSKDEARQRARDALGMVGIPSPDERLKSYPHQFSGGMRQRVAIAIALLHRPELIIADEPTTALDVTIQGQILAEVQKLAANTGTSLIWITHDLSVVAGLADDIAVMYAGRVVEDGPVSEVLDRPLHPYTHGLIGSVPSRNKRGEPLRQIPGMTPSLLKLPAGCAFRTRCPRADDACLAEQPLRELRPGRQARCIHPHLDEVPA, encoded by the coding sequence ATGAGCGGCCCCACGCTGGAGGTGCGGAATCTCCGCACGCATTTCTTCACCCGCGCCGGCATCGTGAAGGCGGTGGATGGGGTGAGCTTCACCGTCGGCCGCGGCAAGGTCTTGGGCCTGGTCGGCGAATCCGGCTCGGGCAAGACCGTGACGGGCTTCTCCATCATCGGCCTGGTGGACCCGCCGGGCCGCGTGGTGGAGGGCGAGATCCTCTACCAGGGCCGCAACCTCGCCACGATCAGCGAGGAGGAGATGCGCCACCTGCGCGGCAACCGCATCGCCATGATCTTTCAGGACCCGATGATGACGCTGAACCCGGTGCTCCGGGTGGACACGCAGATGATCGAGACGGTCCTGGCGCATGAGAAGGTCAGCAAGGACGAGGCCCGCCAGCGTGCGCGTGATGCGCTGGGCATGGTCGGCATCCCCTCGCCCGATGAGCGGCTGAAGTCCTATCCGCACCAGTTCTCGGGCGGCATGCGCCAGCGCGTGGCCATCGCCATCGCGCTGCTGCACCGGCCCGAACTGATCATCGCGGATGAGCCGACCACGGCGCTGGACGTGACCATCCAGGGCCAGATCCTGGCCGAGGTTCAGAAGCTCGCCGCCAATACCGGCACGAGCCTGATCTGGATCACGCATGACCTCTCGGTCGTCGCCGGCCTCGCCGACGATATCGCGGTCATGTATGCCGGCCGCGTCGTCGAGGACGGGCCGGTTTCCGAAGTGCTGGATCGCCCGCTGCACCCCTACACCCATGGGCTGATCGGCTCCGTCCCCAGCCGCAACAAGCGGGGCGAGCCGCTGCGGCAGATCCCGGGCATGACGCCCTCGCTGCTCAAGCTGCCGGCCGGCTGCGCCTTCCGCACGCGCTGCCCGCGCGCGGATGACGCCTGCCTCGCCGAGCAGCCGCTGCGCGAGTTGCGGCCCGGGCGCCAGGCGCGCTGCATCCACCCGCATCTGGACGAGGTGCCCGCATGA
- a CDS encoding ABC transporter permease → MTVYLLRRISQSFLVLVAMSMIVFVGVYAVGDPVEILISPDADQMERERAIQALGLDLPLWEQYGVFVWRALHGDLGRSFVYNEPALQLILQKMPATLELAFGSMFISVLIGLPLGMYAGLKPDSAGSKVIMAGSILGFSLPTFWVGLMLIMVFAVQLGWLPSTGRGETAHFLGLQWSFLTANGLSHLVMPAINLALFKISLVIRLTRSGVRETMLMDYVKFARAKGLSPARVTFVHVFKNILIPVVTVVGLELGSTIAFSVVTESVFAWPGMGKLIIDSINVLDRPVIVAYLMIIVLMFITINLIVDLLYSALDPRVRLEGKA, encoded by the coding sequence ATGACCGTCTATCTGCTGCGGCGGATTTCCCAATCCTTCCTCGTGCTCGTCGCGATGAGCATGATCGTCTTCGTCGGCGTCTATGCCGTGGGCGACCCGGTGGAGATCCTGATCTCCCCCGATGCGGACCAGATGGAGCGGGAGCGCGCGATCCAGGCCCTCGGCCTCGACCTGCCGCTCTGGGAGCAATACGGCGTCTTCGTCTGGCGCGCCCTGCACGGCGATCTCGGCCGCAGCTTCGTCTACAATGAACCCGCCTTGCAGCTCATCCTGCAGAAGATGCCGGCGACGCTAGAGCTCGCCTTCGGCTCCATGTTCATCTCGGTGCTGATCGGCCTGCCGCTCGGCATGTATGCCGGGTTGAAGCCGGATAGCGCCGGGTCCAAGGTGATCATGGCGGGCAGCATCCTCGGCTTCTCGCTGCCCACCTTCTGGGTGGGGCTGATGCTCATCATGGTGTTTGCCGTGCAGCTCGGCTGGCTGCCCTCCACCGGGCGGGGCGAGACCGCCCATTTCCTCGGGCTGCAATGGTCTTTCCTGACCGCGAACGGCCTTTCCCACCTCGTCATGCCGGCGATCAACCTGGCGCTGTTCAAGATCAGCCTGGTCATCCGCCTCACGCGCTCCGGCGTGCGGGAGACGATGCTGATGGACTATGTGAAGTTCGCCCGCGCCAAGGGTCTCTCGCCCGCGCGCGTCACCTTCGTGCATGTGTTCAAGAACATCCTGATCCCGGTCGTGACGGTCGTGGGCCTTGAGCTCGGCTCCACCATCGCCTTCTCGGTGGTGACGGAGAGCGTCTTCGCCTGGCCGGGCATGGGCAAGCTGATCATCGACAGCATCAACGTGCTCGACCGCCCGGTGATCGTGGCCTACCTCATGATCATCGTGTTGATGTTCATCACCATCAACCTGATCGTGGACCTGCTCTATTCCGCGCTGGATCCGCGCGTCCGGCTGGAGGGCAAGGCATGA
- a CDS encoding penicillin-binding protein 1A: MNTPPPAIEAPVVPPRPDKIAPPTPPKRPPFRLFGGFLRSLFILAAVVALGGSVAAYGLYRSLEAGLPDYRWLADYSPPQMSRIYAGDSRLMAELAAERRVFVPIEAIPRRLQQAFISAEDQNFESHRGVDPVAVMRAIITNIEQYGTGRRMVGASTITQQVAKNMLVGSDRTVLRKAREALLAMRLENALPKSRILEIYLNEIFLGAQAYGVAAAAQAYFNKSLEELTTSEMAFLAALPKAPNNYNPLRFPEQARIRRNWVLDRMLDDGVITAAEASAARAETILARPFRRPEVVPVGGHFTEDVRRELISRFGQEQTQGGGLVVRTSLDPALQAATEVALRNGLLAFDRRRGGWRGPLAKSAHGATEWLPALEAFGRPPGMLPEWRQAVVIELREREARVGWFERAHSRAPAEPRTGTILLEDLAWARPVLPSQGVQPVRLGNAPRRMSDVLALGDVIMIEPAPSAAPAAGTAPARNAPAARADRVLLRQIPDVEGAVVALDPNTGRVLAMAGGWSFERSQFNRASQALRQPGSSFKPYVYIAALEQGIPPNQRFLDGGVEVATPQGVWRPGNYGGGSSGGYVTMRNALERSLNLVTVRIAQDVGMDRVSETAARFGVIENMPRFLSMSLGAGETTVLRQAAAYASFVNGGKRVEPTLIDSVQDQRGRVIWRSSNRECAGCASGPEGGPPRFTDNRRQIADPIAAFQITSILQGAVQRGTGARAGAGLNRPVAGKTGTTDDYKDNWFVGFTPDIVIAVWVGYDDPRSLGQGETGGTNAAPIFREVLAAALQGSPAVPFRAPPGVALVRIQTDRGETILEAFRPGTENSATMPTEMGSGAAARVDSGLGGLY; this comes from the coding sequence ATGAATACGCCTCCGCCCGCCATCGAGGCCCCGGTCGTCCCGCCGCGGCCGGACAAGATCGCGCCCCCGACCCCGCCCAAGCGGCCGCCCTTCCGGCTGTTCGGCGGCTTCCTGCGCAGCCTCTTCATCCTGGCCGCCGTGGTGGCGCTGGGCGGCTCCGTCGCGGCCTATGGGCTCTATCGCAGCCTGGAGGCGGGGCTGCCCGACTATCGCTGGCTCGCCGACTACTCGCCGCCGCAGATGAGCCGCATCTACGCCGGCGACAGCCGCCTGATGGCCGAGCTCGCGGCCGAGCGCCGGGTGTTCGTGCCGATCGAGGCGATCCCGCGCCGCCTGCAACAGGCCTTCATCTCCGCCGAGGACCAGAATTTCGAGAGCCACCGCGGCGTGGACCCGGTGGCGGTGATGCGCGCCATCATCACCAACATCGAGCAATACGGCACCGGCCGCCGCATGGTCGGCGCCTCCACCATCACCCAGCAGGTGGCGAAGAACATGCTGGTCGGCAGCGACCGTACCGTGCTCCGCAAGGCGCGCGAGGCGCTGCTGGCAATGCGGCTGGAGAACGCCCTGCCCAAGTCGCGCATCCTGGAAATCTACCTGAACGAGATCTTCCTGGGCGCCCAGGCCTATGGCGTGGCCGCCGCCGCCCAGGCTTACTTCAACAAATCGCTGGAGGAACTCACCACCTCCGAGATGGCCTTCCTGGCGGCACTTCCGAAGGCGCCCAACAACTACAACCCGCTGCGCTTCCCCGAGCAGGCGCGAATCCGCCGCAACTGGGTGCTGGACCGCATGCTGGATGACGGCGTGATCACCGCCGCCGAGGCCAGTGCCGCCCGCGCCGAGACCATCCTGGCCCGCCCCTTCCGCCGGCCCGAAGTGGTGCCCGTGGGCGGCCATTTCACCGAGGATGTGCGGCGCGAGCTGATCTCCCGCTTTGGGCAGGAGCAGACGCAGGGTGGCGGCCTCGTCGTCCGCACCAGCCTCGACCCGGCCTTGCAGGCGGCGACGGAGGTGGCGCTGCGCAACGGCCTTCTCGCCTTCGACCGCCGCCGCGGCGGCTGGCGCGGCCCGCTCGCCAAGAGCGCGCATGGCGCGACGGAATGGCTTCCCGCGCTGGAGGCCTTCGGCCGCCCGCCCGGCATGCTGCCCGAATGGCGCCAGGCCGTGGTGATCGAGCTGCGCGAGCGCGAGGCGCGCGTCGGCTGGTTCGAGCGCGCCCATTCCCGCGCGCCGGCCGAGCCGCGCACCGGCACCATCCTGCTGGAGGACCTCGCCTGGGCGCGCCCCGTGCTGCCGAGCCAGGGCGTCCAGCCGGTGCGCCTGGGCAATGCGCCCCGCCGCATGTCCGATGTGCTGGCGCTGGGCGATGTGATCATGATCGAGCCGGCGCCCAGCGCGGCCCCGGCCGCCGGGACCGCGCCCGCCCGCAATGCCCCCGCCGCGCGGGCCGACCGCGTGCTGCTGCGCCAGATCCCGGATGTGGAGGGCGCGGTGGTCGCGCTCGATCCCAACACCGGCCGCGTGCTGGCCATGGCCGGCGGCTGGAGCTTCGAGCGCAGCCAGTTCAACCGCGCGAGCCAGGCGCTGCGGCAGCCCGGCTCCTCCTTCAAGCCCTACGTCTATATCGCGGCGCTGGAGCAGGGGATCCCGCCCAACCAGCGCTTCCTGGATGGCGGCGTGGAGGTCGCGACGCCGCAGGGCGTCTGGCGGCCGGGCAATTACGGCGGCGGTTCCTCGGGCGGCTACGTCACGATGCGGAACGCGCTGGAGCGCAGCCTCAACCTCGTCACCGTCCGCATCGCGCAGGATGTCGGCATGGACCGCGTGAGCGAGACGGCGGCCCGCTTCGGCGTGATCGAGAACATGCCGCGCTTCCTCTCCATGAGCCTCGGTGCCGGCGAGACGACGGTGCTGCGCCAGGCCGCCGCCTATGCCAGCTTCGTCAATGGCGGCAAGCGCGTGGAGCCGACGCTGATCGACAGCGTGCAGGACCAGCGCGGCCGCGTGATCTGGCGCAGCAGCAACCGCGAATGCGCGGGCTGCGCCTCGGGCCCCGAGGGCGGGCCGCCGCGCTTCACCGACAACCGCCGGCAGATCGCGGACCCCATCGCCGCCTTCCAGATCACCAGCATTCTCCAGGGCGCCGTGCAGCGCGGCACGGGTGCGCGCGCGGGCGCCGGGCTGAACCGCCCCGTCGCCGGCAAGACCGGCACGACGGATGACTACAAGGACAACTGGTTCGTCGGCTTCACGCCGGACATCGTGATCGCCGTCTGGGTCGGCTATGACGATCCGCGCAGCCTGGGCCAGGGCGAGACGGGCGGCACCAATGCCGCGCCGATCTTCCGCGAGGTGCTGGCCGCCGCCCTGCAGGGCAGCCCGGCCGTGCCCTTCCGCGCGCCGCCGGGCGTGGCGCTGGTCCGCATCCAGACCGACCGGGGCGAGACCATCCTGGAGGCCTTCCGGCCGGGGACGGAGAATTCCGCCACCATGCCCACCGAAATGGGCTCTGGCGCCGCCGCCCGGGTGGACAGCGGGCTGGGCGGGCTCTACTGA
- the prfB gene encoding peptide chain release factor 2 (programmed frameshift), producing MRADALQLQEQITASVSLLRRHLDWDASLIRLAELNAKAEDPSLWNDAAEATKLMRERTRLADQIEGVQRLEQGVADALELIELAEAEDDGATADAAVADLHGFAAEAKRREIESLLSGEADGNDAYLEVNAGAGGTEAQDWAEMLMRMYMRWAERRGYKVTLTEQSEGEEAGIKSATLQVTGDNAFGWLKTETGVHRLVRISPFGGNDKRQTSFASVYVYPVIDDKIEIEINPADIKTDTFRASGAGGQHVNKTESGVRFTHIPTGIVAASTQDRSQHRNRVIAMDMLKARLYELELRKREAITDGIEAGKTDIGWGHQIRNYVLQPYQLVKDLRSGLEKGNPSAVLDGDLDDFMAAALAARVGNTRSDASANAR from the exons ATGCGCGCAGACGCCCTCCAGCTCCAAGAGCAGATCACCGCTTCGGTGTCCCTGCTGAGGAGGCATCTT GACTGGGATGCCTCCCTCATTCGCCTCGCCGAACTGAACGCGAAGGCCGAAGACCCCTCCCTGTGGAATGACGCCGCCGAAGCCACCAAGCTGATGCGCGAGCGCACGCGCCTGGCGGACCAGATCGAGGGCGTGCAGCGCCTCGAGCAGGGCGTGGCGGATGCGCTCGAACTCATCGAACTGGCCGAGGCCGAGGATGACGGCGCGACGGCCGATGCGGCCGTCGCCGACCTGCACGGCTTCGCCGCCGAGGCCAAGCGCCGTGAGATCGAGAGCCTTCTCTCGGGCGAGGCCGATGGCAACGACGCCTACCTCGAAGTGAATGCCGGCGCCGGCGGCACCGAAGCGCAGGACTGGGCCGAAATGCTCATGCGCATGTACATGCGCTGGGCCGAGCGCCGCGGCTACAAGGTCACGCTGACCGAGCAGTCCGAGGGCGAGGAGGCGGGCATCAAATCCGCCACCCTCCAGGTCACCGGCGACAACGCCTTCGGCTGGCTGAAGACCGAGACCGGCGTGCATCGCCTGGTCCGCATCAGCCCCTTCGGCGGCAATGACAAGCGCCAGACCAGCTTCGCCAGCGTCTATGTCTATCCGGTGATCGACGACAAGATCGAGATCGAGATCAACCCGGCCGACATCAAGACCGACACCTTCCGCGCCTCCGGCGCCGGCGGGCAGCATGTGAACAAGACCGAATCGGGCGTCCGCTTCACGCATATCCCGACCGGCATCGTCGCCGCCTCGACCCAGGACCGCTCGCAGCACCGCAACCGCGTCATCGCGATGGATATGCTGAAGGCGCGCCTCTACGAGCTGGAACTCCGCAAGCGCGAGGCCATCACCGACGGCATCGAGGCCGGCAAGACGGATATCGGCTGGGGCCACCAGATCCGGAACTACGTGCTCCAGCCCTATCAGTTGGTGAAGGACCTCCGCTCCGGCCTTGAGAAGGGCAATCCCTCGGCCGTTCTGGATGGCGACCTGGATGACTTCATGGCCGCCGCGCTGGCGGCGCGCGTCGGCAACACGCGCTCGGATGCCAGCGCCAATGCGCGCTAG
- a CDS encoding ABC transporter substrate-binding protein yields the protein MAWTRSIFALLGALSVAATAPGPAAAQTAAPTLNMAVGAPVTSLDPHFHQLSPNNAVAAMIFDRLINTDGQARMQPGLAESWTAIAPDVWEFKLRRGVRFHNGNEFTAEDVVFTFQRVPNVPNSPSSFAAFVRPIRNVEVVDSHTLRITTNGPYPLLPQDMTNLYILDRETHQGVTTEDFNAGRAAIGTGPYRMVSHRMGDRIEFERNEQYFGERPAFARVNYRMITNDSARTAALLAGDVEFIDQVPTADLARLRQDQRLAMSEVTGLRLIYLAFDHHRDDASPFVTDAEGRPIPRNPLRDLRVRRALSMAIDRQAIVDRVMEGAGTPSAQFFPPGIFSFIPDFPAQRPDAEGARRLLAEAGFPQGFRITLHGPNDRYPNDGRVIQAIGQMWTRIGVRTAVEAQPWTTFVARAGRGEFSAFLIGWGSNPEGSHPLRNLIATQDRERGWGASNRGRYSNRAIDAQLEQALREIDDARREQLLIAAQRAAFEDVAIVPLYIQTNIWAMRRNLQHASRADELTRAQDIRPR from the coding sequence ATGGCCTGGACCCGGAGCATTTTCGCCCTGCTGGGGGCGCTTTCCGTCGCGGCGACGGCCCCGGGGCCGGCCGCAGCCCAGACGGCGGCGCCGACCCTGAACATGGCCGTCGGCGCGCCCGTCACCTCGCTCGACCCGCATTTCCACCAGCTTTCGCCCAACAATGCCGTGGCCGCGATGATCTTCGACCGGCTGATCAACACGGACGGCCAGGCCCGCATGCAGCCCGGCCTCGCCGAAAGCTGGACGGCCATCGCCCCGGATGTCTGGGAGTTCAAGCTGCGGCGCGGCGTGCGCTTCCACAACGGCAATGAGTTCACCGCCGAGGACGTGGTCTTCACCTTCCAGCGCGTGCCGAACGTGCCCAACAGCCCGTCCAGCTTCGCCGCCTTCGTCCGCCCGATCCGCAATGTGGAGGTGGTGGACAGCCACACGCTGCGCATCACCACCAACGGTCCCTACCCGCTGCTGCCGCAGGACATGACGAACCTCTACATCCTGGACCGCGAAACGCATCAGGGTGTCACAACCGAGGATTTCAATGCCGGCCGCGCCGCCATCGGCACCGGCCCCTACCGCATGGTCAGCCACCGCATGGGCGACCGCATCGAGTTCGAGCGCAACGAGCAGTATTTCGGCGAGCGCCCGGCCTTCGCCCGCGTCAACTACCGCATGATCACCAATGACAGCGCCCGCACCGCGGCCCTGCTGGCCGGCGATGTGGAATTCATCGACCAGGTGCCGACGGCCGACCTCGCGCGCCTGCGCCAGGACCAGCGGCTGGCCATGAGCGAGGTGACGGGCCTGCGCCTGATCTACCTCGCCTTCGACCACCACCGCGATGACGCCTCGCCCTTCGTGACCGATGCGGAAGGCCGCCCCATCCCGCGGAACCCGCTGCGCGACCTCCGTGTGCGCCGCGCGCTCTCCATGGCGATCGACCGCCAGGCCATCGTGGACCGCGTGATGGAAGGGGCCGGCACGCCCTCCGCGCAGTTCTTCCCGCCCGGCATTTTCTCCTTCATCCCCGATTTCCCGGCGCAGCGCCCCGATGCCGAGGGAGCGCGCCGCCTGCTGGCCGAGGCGGGCTTCCCGCAAGGCTTCCGCATCACCCTGCATGGTCCCAATGACCGCTACCCCAATGACGGCCGCGTGATCCAGGCGATCGGCCAGATGTGGACGCGCATCGGCGTTCGCACCGCGGTCGAGGCGCAGCCCTGGACCACCTTCGTGGCCCGCGCCGGCCGTGGCGAGTTCTCCGCCTTCCTGATCGGCTGGGGCTCCAACCCCGAGGGCTCGCACCCGCTGCGGAACCTCATCGCGACGCAGGACCGCGAGCGCGGCTGGGGGGCCAGCAACCGCGGCCGCTACAGCAACCGCGCCATCGACGCCCAGCTGGAGCAGGCGCTGCGCGAGATCGACGATGCGCGGCGCGAGCAGCTGCTGATCGCCGCCCAGCGCGCCGCCTTCGAGGATGTTGCCATCGTCCCGCTCTACATCCAGACCAACATCTGGGCGATGCGGCGGAACCTGCAGCATGCCTCGCGCGCCGATGAGCTGACGCGCGCGCAGGACATCCGTCCCCGATGA
- a CDS encoding metallophosphoesterase, whose translation MPRGKRVYAIGDVHGCAEKLRELHAMIRADLTENPTSGALLIHLGDFIDRGPDSAGAIELAMGFDACPVVNLRGNHEATLLAALDGDAPSATDWMYYGGREALVSWGLAEHAPRESWATGIPAHHIAFLRGLTLSHRVGPCFFVHAGVRPGVPLEAQSPDDLMRIRGAFLDSEADHGAFIVHGHTPVRERVADLRENRINLDTGAVFGGVLTCGVFEEDRIGLLTA comes from the coding sequence ATGCCGCGGGGCAAGCGCGTCTATGCCATCGGTGATGTGCATGGCTGCGCGGAGAAGCTGCGCGAACTTCACGCGATGATCCGCGCGGACCTGACCGAAAACCCCACCTCCGGCGCGCTGCTCATTCATCTGGGCGACTTCATCGACCGTGGGCCGGACAGCGCCGGCGCCATCGAGCTCGCCATGGGCTTCGATGCCTGCCCGGTGGTGAACCTGCGCGGCAATCACGAGGCGACGCTGCTGGCCGCGCTGGACGGCGATGCGCCGAGTGCCACGGACTGGATGTACTATGGCGGGCGCGAGGCGCTGGTCAGTTGGGGCTTGGCCGAGCACGCGCCGCGCGAAAGCTGGGCCACCGGCATCCCGGCGCATCACATCGCCTTCCTGCGCGGCCTCACGCTCTCACACCGCGTCGGCCCCTGTTTCTTCGTGCATGCCGGCGTGCGCCCTGGCGTGCCGCTGGAGGCGCAATCGCCCGATGACCTGATGCGCATCCGCGGCGCCTTCCTCGACAGCGAGGCCGATCACGGCGCCTTCATCGTGCATGGCCACACCCCGGTGCGCGAGCGCGTGGCCGATCTGCGCGAGAACCGCATCAACCTCGACACCGGCGCCGTCTTCGGCGGGGTGCTGACCTGCGGCGTCTTCGAGGAAGACCGAATCGGCCTGCTCACCGCCTGA
- a CDS encoding ABC transporter ATP-binding protein produces MSEQPIIELRGITKRFEKKLDFAGKIAKRLGAPVREEIVHAVDGVNLSIRKGEVVGLVGESGCGKSTLGRVVAGIMPPSEGTVLWRGTDVNALTGAAKKEAQLRAQMIFQDPYASLNPRMKVQDIVGEAPLVHGITTRGGFDEYVDEQIRRAGLDPAFKKRYPHQFSGGQRQRIGIARALAVKPEFIVCDEAVAALDVSIQAQILNLFMKLRAELDLTYLFISHDLGVVEHLSDRVVIMYLGRVVEQAPSEEVFARPNHPYTSSLLSSVPRIEARKRAFAVVQGEIPSPLNPPSGCHFHPRCPHATERCKVEVPKLREIAPGHFSACHLNG; encoded by the coding sequence ATGAGCGAGCAGCCCATCATCGAGCTGCGCGGCATCACCAAGCGCTTCGAGAAGAAGCTCGACTTCGCCGGCAAGATCGCCAAGCGCCTGGGCGCCCCGGTGCGCGAGGAGATCGTCCATGCCGTGGATGGCGTGAACCTCTCCATCCGCAAGGGCGAAGTGGTCGGCCTGGTCGGTGAATCCGGCTGCGGCAAGTCCACGCTGGGCCGCGTCGTCGCCGGCATCATGCCGCCTTCCGAGGGCACGGTGCTCTGGCGCGGCACGGATGTGAACGCGCTGACGGGTGCCGCGAAGAAGGAGGCGCAGCTCCGCGCCCAGATGATCTTCCAGGACCCCTACGCCTCGCTCAACCCGCGCATGAAGGTGCAGGACATCGTGGGCGAGGCGCCCTTGGTGCATGGCATCACGACGCGCGGCGGCTTCGACGAGTATGTGGATGAGCAGATCCGCCGCGCCGGCCTCGATCCCGCCTTCAAGAAGCGCTACCCGCACCAGTTCTCGGGCGGGCAGCGGCAGCGCATCGGCATCGCCCGGGCGCTGGCCGTAAAGCCGGAATTCATCGTCTGCGACGAGGCGGTGGCGGCGCTGGACGTCTCGATCCAGGCGCAGATCCTCAACCTCTTCATGAAGCTGCGCGCGGAGCTGGATCTCACCTATCTCTTCATCAGCCATGACCTTGGCGTGGTCGAGCATCTCTCCGACCGCGTGGTGATCATGTATCTCGGCCGCGTCGTCGAGCAGGCGCCGAGCGAGGAGGTCTTCGCCCGGCCGAACCACCCCTACACCTCCTCGCTGCTCTCCTCCGTGCCGCGGATCGAGGCGCGCAAGCGGGCCTTCGCGGTGGTGCAGGGCGAGATCCCCTCGCCGCTCAACCCGCCCAGCGGCTGCCATTTCCACCCCCGCTGCCCGCATGCGACGGAGCGCTGCAAGGTGGAGGTGCCGAAGCTCAGGGAGATCGCGCCGGGGCATTTCTCCGCGTGCCATCTGAACGGGTGA